The following DNA comes from Astatotilapia calliptera chromosome 6, fAstCal1.2, whole genome shotgun sequence.
CAGGATTCGAACCAGGAGATCCTCAAACtgctccaccaccagctcccACAGGGACTTCCCTGCATGGACcagtgcagaggaggaagaggcagACTGAGACTGAGAGGCactgacagagtgaaaaacctggtgtcagaaagaaaaatactgcAGAAGGAGATAACTCACCCTCTTCAGCTGGTAACTCTGGAagcaaacaagtaaaaaaagagGTCGGTCATTTGCAAAGGGAATAAGAAAGACAACAAAATGAAGCAAATGGGTCATCTGCTGTACACAACACAAAGGACACAGCTACAGTGACTGCCTGCAGAATTCATGAGATTCAGCCAAGTTACGAAAAACCAAGTCGATAGGAATAAATCAGGAGATGCCTCCGTGAATGCACAGAGGCTGAAAACCAACGTGTGCACTCTACATGAAGAAAGACTGAACGTGAAACCTGTTTTTTTGATTGATGAATGATGGGAGGAGAAAAGGAGACGGTGTGGCTCTGCTCGTCTGTAGAGTACACAGAGGTAGTGTCAGATAAAACTGCTTCACAGTTCAAATGGAGAATGACCACAACATCCAGAAACACATCCACGTTACTTCAGTGCGTGATGGTGCGTGTCCCTGATGTTTGCAGGGGTGCTTTTGCAAACATTCACTTACATGGCAAAGCTAAGAGAGCTTCAGTGACTCAGCTGTGCTGGAGACGCTAGCTGCCTGTACTAACAGGACCCTGCGCTGTCTGATGACCACATGTACGACACTGAGAGCTGAGCCAACTACCCCTGCTTTAACCCCGCGTTAGTGAGACTTTCTTTAAGGTGGCCTGTTGGACATTCTCATGTGATGTGAGAACgtaatcaaactgtttttgtgacgTCAGGATACTGAACCCTAACATTAACTGGCAAAATGCTAGCTTACAATCAGCTGCTGTTGCTGAATCATTTCCAAGCCTTTGGGTCACATGTCTCTCTCTGCTTTAGATTTTTACTTCCTGTTACAACAgacagttgtgttttgtgtggccAATAATTAAACACTTATGTGTTACATCTTATTTCACAGTGCAATCTTCAGACACTTCCAGCACCAAAATAATAAAGCACACTCTCTGTTGAATCACCAGCTAATTATATTCACAGTACTCAGTccctagcttagcttagctcgtagccaaCTTGCTAGTAGCATGGCCTCTTCACCTGTCAcctaaaattgaattgaattcaacaAGTAAATCAGCCATCTGAGAGAAAGGtttttatgaggtttttaaGCTACGGTGGGACCTGATTATTTTAGACCTTGTATGTGAtaagcaggattttgaattctggatttaacagggacccgacacaggagaaatctgctctctttctacttcagtttgatctgaattaagaagcagaaagttagcggccatccaggtctttatgtctttaagacattcctgcagtttaactcattcttcagaagttttctgatgactctgcggtggttggatgcatcagcagggatgatgagacagagtaccgggctgtggtcgactcctttgtcacgtgtgtgagcagaatcatctgcagctcaacgtggcaaagaccaaggaactgatcgtggacttcaggaagaccaggaaacacttgacccctgtttcaatccagggggtcagtgttgacattgtggaggactataaataccttggagtacacattgacaataaactggactgggctaaaaacaccacagcactttacaggaagggccagagtcgtctctattttttgaggcgactgaggtccttcaacatctgccagaaaatgctgaggattttctatgagtctgtggtggccagtgcgatcctctatgctgttgcatgctgggggagcaggctgagggtcgcagatgccaacagacttaataaactgatccgtaaggccagcaatgttgtggggatggagctggactccctcaaggtggtgtcggagaggcggatgctgtccaagataaagacaatgttggataacacctcccacccactccatgacatgctggtcagtcacaggagctcgttcagtgagagactgagattaccgaaaagcaccactgaacgacacaggaaatcattcctgcctgtggccatctccctgtacaacgcatccacttaacacactgtttgctgctacagctacacatgtttcttttccaaatatttatttataagtgacttatgtatgtatgtatgtatatatgtatatattgtactattcttagttagcgtattgtctgtcttgtcttaatgttggtttaaaatggagcactgtaacaaaaaataatttcccccagggatcaataaagtattctgattctgattctgattctgattggtgtgtgttatctggcttcatggacagatagagctgggtgtcatctgcatagcagtgtaaatgtatgctatgtcttctaatgatgctgcctaagggagaCAGAATTGGTAAAATTGGTCAAATGACTTGATGCagcagttgttgtgatttggtgtgaCTTATAAGGCGTGCTATGGATGCGGCTCGTCGTGATGATTCGGCAGAACAACGTCTATCTTGGCCACTGCATTGAAGGTGACTTGGCAACAGTGTTGCTTCCAAACCAGCACCTGCTcctatgtgtttttaatgtattatttcTAAGTTTATGAGAATACATTAAGTTGTTGAAGAGATCATTACACAATAATTGATGTATATTTATGAGCACAACATTTATTAAtggtaaaaatataattaatattataTCTGTACCTGTAAGATCACAAAGTCGGACATGTAAGGGAAACAATACGGCTCTCTAAAGTCTACATGGTACCAGCAGACTATGAAACACCAAACAAAGGGCCAGTAATGATTTCCATATTTACCATTGGGTCCCCATCTCTCTCTGTTCTTCTTCAGCTGCTCACAGCTCAGACCTGTAGATTCATTTACACCAAAGAACCCCAAAACCTCCTCCACCGTCTTAGTATGAGCATTATCCATCACTGTGGTGAGAGAAGATGTCAGTAATAAGAGTATCAAACATTTACCACCAATAGTCTATTTGTACATAGTTGTATTTGCCTCCTTTctcatttttttgcatattcgtcACACTGACTTGCtacagatcatcaaacaaatgttaCTGTTATACTGTTCAAGtacaaaatacagtttgttAGATTAGGATATCTGTTGTTAACGGACAAACTCTATCTACACCTACCTGCCCTGTGTGACAAATAATTGCCCACTAAAGCTAATAACTCtgtgccacccttggcagcaGGAACTGAAATCAAGCATTTGTAATAACTATCAATGTGTTTTTCACTTCACTGTGGAGGAACTGTGCCTCAAACCAGCATGAACACCCTGTTTGAGGTCATGCCAAAGCATTGCAATTGAATTCAAGTCCCATCAGAGGTGGCCttgctgttgctgcacagcCCAGGTGTGTTTGGGCTTCCTGACACTGATGGATGGACATTCTCCCTCAGGTTCTGGTCAGAATTCAGCCAGGTCCTGAAGTAGCAAAGTAGCCCCTGACCGTCACACTagcaccaccatgtttgactgttgctaCCATGATCTttttctgaaatgctgtgttagctTCACTAACGCAAGCCCTGTAAAaagtttgtctcatcagtccacagaacaTTTTCCCAAATGTCTTGGGAATGAGCGAAATGATCACTGCCACTGTAGATCTCCCACAGATGCAACGTTTGCTCTCTGTCTTATTGATGAATCATGAACCTCAACTAGGGTaagtgaggaagcagtttacaTGTTGTTCTTTTGTGTTGAGTCGTTGATATGCTATTAGTGTAACTCTGATGGgccggatgatctgatatcgtcgtatcggtgttgttcccagatcatcatgaaaatgttccaggttcaacattgcaagtgaccaatcacattgttgtgacgttattcttttgcgcgccaagccattcgtgcatttatgaaattccaatgttgcaaggacaatatcaattctgctcagcgtttattaaagggtcagggtccgttgatcggcggacagaggcggtttctcgcagcttaagtacagttttttgttttacggcggtttttcccgaagtcgcaaaagtatgacgtcacaacattctgattggtcacttgttgatcctggaacaacattttcatgatgatctgggaacaacaccaacacgacgattTCAGATCGTGCCTGATGGGCCAGCCATTCCTTGGAAGATTCAGCACTGTTCcaggttttctttatttgtggaTAGTGGCTCTCACTGCGGTTCGCTGGAACCCCAAAGCGCAGAAATGGCTTTGTAGGCCTTCCAGACTGGTACATATAGATGACTATAGATGAAAAAGACTTAgcatatttaatgtttaaattaaaccaGTAATATTATACAATTATAAATAATGTTAATAGTTTGCCACCGTTCATTTGCTTTATGATTTAGGTTCTAAaataacaaatgtttaaaaatgaagaGATTGCCTATTATGCCCATTGTAGTCCAGCACATCATGTCAGAGACCAGGAAACAAAGCATTACCGTATTTTCCACATTTGAAAGAAACTTGCTGGTTCAAAGTGTTTCACAGCATGGCAATAGAAACCGTTCCAGCATCAGATGGCTGGGGAATCAGACGTACCGTACAGCCAAGCAACCAGGCTAACTGGAACCCGCAGAGACAGACGAGCCCATGAGACGGGAATTATGGTCATGGGACACAAGCTGGCACTAAAACAAATATCACACTGGATGctgttttatttctgctgtatgaGTCTGGTCTTCTCACGAACCCTGTGTGGATTTGGGCTTCCCAACTCCATTAACAAGTGTGACAACTTAAGGCTGAATTAGATGAAGATTGGAGGCCTTTTCCACACAAACCATCTAATGCACCAAGAAGGTTTTCAATAATTTAAAGGATGCCTGTTGTCCCCATCATCCCGGCCCACTAATCATCACCATGCTGTGTGCTGCCTGTGACAATCAGGAAACTTTGAAGTGCAACATGGTAAAGCACATATGCGCAGCCTGTCACAAAGACTTTATTCTCAGGATATTATTAGTTGTAGACGCTCCAGGCCAGGCTGACACAGGCCCGCGTTAGATCATTactgtcttctgctgctctatAATCACCTACTATCCgtctgaaaataataaatataatccaATAATATTCCACACAGATTTCTACTACCACACACTATAATAAAGACACTTCTGTCCATTTGGTTAATGTTAACATTTAGCATTCAATATTTGGCCGTTTTCCCGATGAGCCTGGCCTAAATGCTGGGTTATATTGGAGATGTAGCACTGATTTGTAATGGCAACACAATTAACTGCCTATAATAATATAGTATGAAATGACTTGTGAACAATCACTGCACACTGAAATCTGTCGAGCTATAGAGCAGCAGTTAGCCAGGGAGCGACAGAGTCGCGGCTAGCACGCTCGGCAGCTAGCGTCCGTTTGGACGGATAATCCTGCGGAGATGAACAGGTTGCTTACCAGTCCGTGTGTCCGCTGCCCCGGGAGTATCACAGCACCATGCCTTCTGGCTTTACCTCCTCACGGCAATCAAACAAAGGTGGCAGGAAGTAATTTTTAAACAGCCTGTTCCTTTTCTCTTATCTTATCACAACAGTCTACAGAGTTACGTGACAGCCGCTCATGAGTGAAAAATCATCGTCAACAGATTTCCACTGCAACAGCATCCAGTCGTTCCCGAGCGGCTAAAGGTTgtatgtaaaacaaacacaccagtGAACCGAGGCCTTTTAAAGGCTTCTCTAAATATGATTCAGGGTTAGTTTACCTATGCAGTACAGTAGTTATCGTTCTCCTGAGTACAGGAGGAGAGCGGCTCCGACAGCCAAACGGGCTACAGCATCCACCGTTATCAAGCTAGCCTCTCACTCACTAACTACATCATCCGGTAAAATCTTTCAAAGTAAAGACCTCTCCTAAAGAAATGACACAGTCTgtgataaaatataaatgaatattttacaaGCTAATGTTTAAATGACACTTTCAACGCTTCCCAAGTTATGCACAAACGATATCAACACGTTTAAGCCATTTAGTAAATCAAATTTCTCAAAGATCTGGATATACGGGCTGAAGCTAATCCAATCATAGGCCCGGGAATAAAGTCGATCACGCATGTAGACGGTCATTGTCCCGCCCACCGAaagatttacaacctgagtGCCCCGCCTCTGATGGCAGCCCGGAGCCTCTCCACCAATCAGCAGGTCGTGCGACTGCTGTCGCTCAGCTCTTCGAGTGACAGCCAATTAGCACCGAATGTGTGAGTAAACAACAAACCAATCAGGCGGCACGGAAGGCGGGCTAACATGTATGCAGAGCACTGACGCTCCATTAGCCCTACTCACCTCTCATCCTCTTCAGACCAGGAATTAAAAATCCAGCAGTTATAAAAACCCTGAAGCAAACAGGTGTCAGATTACAGAGCACATGGAAGAAGCCGAGGGAATTGATTTGTCCTTCATGTGTCTTTCactatttatttcaacaaacaacattaaacTTGCATAATAAGACAAGAATAAGTCAGTTTGGGTtcaatgtgtttattaaaaatattacaagCTACTAAACCACACAAAGACAACGGCAGGGTTTAGTCGCTGGAACATGGTTGCTGTTGTACAGAtttgtttcttcctcttttccttttcatatAAAACGCTGACGTAAAAAAACCCTGGTTTTGactgcagtttgtttgtgtcCTCCTCAGAGAGGATATCCACTCCACAAGCTGAAAGACAGAGAACACAATCGTCACTCAGCCAGTGAGCAAAAACAATGAAAGTACACTTGACAGTTCTCCAAGTGTTCCATCCATCAGTGATTGGCTTTGTAAGAAAACCTTAATcatgtttaacttgttttatgtGACATCTTCAAAATGAAGCTTTTTTATTCAAATCCATTAatattatgttatgaaaaatgcTGGCAGCTGCCAGTGCTGCCCTCCAGCCTCCTAGCAGATACGTCTATGgtataaatgtgaaaatcttAGGTGATTCTCAAAAAACTGCTGAAACGGACTTTGAAGATCAGGGAGATTCGAACTCATCCGGGATTTTTGGCAGATGCACGTGTATCTCCAGAGCCTACGTCACCTCGTTCTTGAGGTATTGTCCTCATGAAGAGGCTTTTACAGCTGAGGGGCACTTCTCTACATCTCCTTAGAGATAAAAAGagaacatttttaacaaaagaaacaatGTGACCTTTAATTTGCACactatgtttgtgtctgttacGAGGTGATGTGTCTGGAACCTGATGGCTTCATGAACCCTTCTGACACAAATCAGCTTTAAGCTGTCAACATCTGGGCTGTCACTCATCCTTCAGTAATGTTTATGACCCATCATGTTGTGGTCTTTTCAAATATTCTGGGgatacaagtgtgtgtgtgtgggtgtgtgtgtgtgtgtgttaccccAGGTTGTACTCTGGGTCGGCGTGGGTTTGTAGCAGCAGGTCTCTGATCTCCTCAGGTGGGTTCAGACCATGAAGCTTTGCTCTCTCCCACCTCTGCAGCCTGCTGATACCTGACACAGACACATCAGGATGAATCATTCAGTCACTTCAGTCTGTTTTACTGCTAGCAAAGAACGGACCCAAAACTAACGCAGTGCAGTGAGCATCAGGACAACAggcgagcacacacacacctagcaGGATTACTACGGCTTACATCACTCTGGTCACTCTGCGTTGCTGTGCTAATATGGCACAAAGCACTTGAACATCCCATTTTCTATttgcacaatgtacattttcagttttttaatctaaatgtACTTATTGTTTATAATGTTTTGCACAGTCGAGGATCAGCTCAGGACacgtttctgtgtctgtgcacgTCTGTGGTCCTGCCTACAGACTCGTGGGGCAGTTGTCTTCTGCGGGCGGTCACGTCATTAACTGAAGTTGAGGCGTGGCTGCTTCGATCAGCAGGTGTGGAGGCACAGGTAGTAGTTGCTGTGTGAGTCTGCTCCAGAAAATGGAGTCCCTGAAGTAGACCTCCCCACCATGTTTTTAACTTTGGTGATTGAAATCCAAGAATCCAGTCTAATTAGCACAGATTACATTTAACACAAGCATTTTGTTAACCAAGCATCTTTTTGAAGCCATTCATCCAAATTTGTTTACATCTCACTAGATCAAAGCAACATGGTGGCAGCCAAAATGCTTAAGTTGAGAAACAAATGGACTGGTCTCACATACGGCCTCTCTGCTCCACTTATACAGACGTTTACCACGAGCCTGTCACATAAACTCACATTTTGTTCATGGTTTGTccaacagacagacacacagtcacactgcaGTGGATGAATAGTGTGCAACTCCCTGCATGCTGATTCCTGCCTGCCCTGCTGAAACACCAGTGTCTGTCCACAGTGAACCAGGATTTACATTGGTGTGGAGAGAGTGGCGACCAAGAAATGAGCCCTAATCCCAAAACATCTTCAAGCTCGACTGAAATCTGTGGCtgtcaacatgaaaacatgcctTGTGGAGAAAGGCTTCACAGTCACGGGATTTTTGGACTACCTCCAAATTCTTAACTTCACCTTAAATCAGCAGCTTGAAACTTGGACGCAACTGGGACTTCCAACAGTACAATGGTGCCAAACACACATTACAACTTTGTTTTGgaatacataaagccctgaccTCAACCCTACTGTAAATTCGTACACTACGCTTAAAACCCAGCTCCGTGCCAGAAAACCAACCAATTCAAATGAACTCAACCAATCCTACCAAGAAGAGTGGTAAAATGCCCAGCCACAATCGTGCCAGCAGGCTGACGATGACTACCAACTGCGTCTGGACGAGGTACGACTTCCTAAGAGAAATTCAACCAAATACTAGCAGGGTGTCCATATATTTTTACCTGAAATCCcaaataaatggaaaacttgCAGGGCAATAATTTCCAGAGGAGTtaggggggttatgacccccccaataatcagacccagCCAATCAAACCCCCCCcaataaaatgatgaattatcttgcataaataggctgttgattttctttactcatttcagttattaccagGAAAATAGCTGCATGTTTAATtatctgggaatttacccagatttatttatttattcagacaGAGCTCTTGACCGCCccaaatgttcagcacaaagttacacCCATGAAAACTTGTATATCCAATTGTTGTTTTGAAGTTCATTAAAGGTGTAAGCAGTGTAATCATTCCACCTGGAAAAGGAACAGTTCAAAGGAATCAGCCCCAAATGATCATTTCACCTTTGGTCTTAATAAAGGTAAATAAACGTCTGACCACAGCTGCCCTGTTATAGTGATGACTGGGGTATGTCAGCGAGCGTAACAGATAAGGGGGATCGGGGTCATTTCCTGTTAATTAGGCCCATCAGTGTGCATTTTTGACAGGTTGCATGATGCTGCAGCACTAAGGTCTGATTCCACGATATCGCTCATTGTCTCCACTACAATCAGGCAAATTCATTACAAGCTGCAAGGTCAAACGTGTGTGAGTGTTGGACGTGTTTCCTCTCTTTGTTGTGATCGCTGTTGGAGTCGTAGTAAAAAAGTTACTGCACATGTTAACCAGAATCGTAACAGTAATGCAGCACGTTACTTAATTACACCCAGGAGAAAGACATTTGTTACACTACTCACTGCgttactttcatgttactctgTCTCATAATCatcatttaacaatataaacctacaGGCTACCCCACACACCGACACACATCCCTGTCCCAACGAGGACACGCGTGATCGTTCTCTTAGTGtttaggtatgaacacaaagcaaagctGGAAAGCAGCACAAAGAGACATTACAGCGACATTACTGTAGAACGCTGCAGACGACGGCTCACTTCATCACAGGGCCGGGCTTCACTCcgctttaacatcactctgggttcttggctagcttagcgttagcatcCTGTCTGTGCAGGTGTTAACACCATGGTGCAGCTGATTCTGTCCAGGGGCAGTCTCCATTGTAGCATGGCACTCTCATCCTTTTGTGCAGTACAAATCGACACAGCCCCCACCGCAGGCCGAGCCATTATTCTCCTGCGAATCAAAACCAGCTGATCGCAGCGAGAGCGCAAGAAGCGATAAATGGGATCAGCTAACGATTCCAAGGAGCTGGACTGCTTCTCAATCTACCACAGCATGAATCTTACCTGTGCAGGGCCCAAAACTCCAGTCGAGGTCAAACTGTCGGAGCTTCTCCAGTTCCTCCTCTCTAACTCGGTCAGCCTCTGCTTACAGGAAGAAAGGGTCATGTGACAACAACACTCACATTAACATCAGGGTAAATATACTGGATGGATCTGCAATTTGGAACTTTCATAGAACACTCGTGCAGCAGGTTTTTGGACATGTTTAGACAGACAGGTAGATGTTCATGTGAGGGCAGTAAGCAAGCACTAAACTGATGAACCGAGGGTCACCGAGGGTCAGCATGAGATACATAATGActatttttatttgtgaatCATGGAAAGCTGCGTTTGCAGGGAATCTGTTTACAGTGACACCACAAAGAGTGCTGCTCTTCACCTTTctgtggggaaggaggaggagttgggCTCTTCTCTCGCTTCCCTCCTTTTCTGGATCTCTTCACCACTTTGAACGAGTCCGTGATAAGTCTGCGCTTGGTTGTCATGGTGACCGATCCACAGCAGAAACACACCTGTGCAATGGGTTTTTGTTAAAAAGATGGAAGATTTCACATAAGAAACTCTCCTGCGAGCTCACCATCACTCCCTGATGTGATAAGGGCCGCCAAAGTGACGCGTTCAACTGCCAGTCAGCTATCGAGCAACATTTtcttcaaatgaaaaagaaaacgctCGAGCCTAATGACTGAATCCTATATCTATTCACAAACTAAGAGTCGTGTTAGTAGCTGCTGCCTCATCACGCTCACCTTTTGTGTCTAAAAGTCTTTTCAGGTTTTTCCAAAGCTGATTGTTGGTATTTAAGCAGTTGTAAACGAGTTCTTGGCCCATCATTTGTGAAACGTTTCTCTCATGAATGACATCAAGCTATTTGTAGACAGAAAGAACATCTCTGTCACGAGGTAGAAGCTCTGATCAGTTCTTGGCTATCCAACGTCTATATAGCTGaatttatgtaaatgtaaatatttatattgtaagtgGTCAGTAAGGACTCACTGATTATAATTATACCTGCAAACAGCTCATTCTTTATTACCACTGTTTCAATCAGGAATAATTACGCAGTAATAGCGAGTCACAAGATAAAACGGTTTAACCCACAGTTAGTGGGTGTATCACGGCTCACGTGTGTAATATGCCACATGTAAGCTTACATGTTGTATTAGCATGAAGCTGCAAAACCGACCGTTGATTTTTCTAAAACACATGAAGGCGATTATAAGCAAGCTCGTTAGTTTGGCCTTTGCCTCTAAATTCGACCGAAAAAGtgaacaataatgataataatcataatcataacAATGACTCGTGTAGTTTTTGAACGCCTCTGACGTCACGCCCATGCAGTGACGTGTTGTGAAAAGTAGAAACGGGGACCACAGGTACGCCGCACAGGACTC
Coding sequences within:
- the pold4 gene encoding DNA polymerase delta subunit 4 yields the protein MTTKRRLITDSFKVVKRSRKGGKREKSPTPPPSPQKEADRVREEELEKLRQFDLDWSFGPCTGISRLQRWERAKLHGLNPPEEIRDLLLQTHADPEYNLGLWSGYPL